ttatggccaaacagttctatttttgtttcatcagcccagaggacatttctccacaaagtacgatctttgtccccatgtgcagttgcaaaccgtagtctggcttttttatgtcggttttggagcagtggcttctgccttgcggagcggactttcaggttatgtcgatataggactcgttttactgtggatataaatacttttgtaccggtttcctccagcatcttcacaaggtcctttgctgctgttctgggattgattttcacttttcgatttgcaccaaaatacgttcatctctaggagacagaacgtgtccccttcctgagcggtatgacggctgcgtggtcccatggtgtttataattgtgtactattgtttgtatagatgaatctggtaccttcaggcgtttggaaattgctcccaaggatgaaccagacttgtggaggtctacaatttctttctgaggtcttggctgatttcttttgattttcccatgatgtcaagcaaagtggcactgagtttgaaggtaggccttgaaatacatccacaggtacacctccaattgtttcaaattatgtcaattagcctatgagaagcttctaaagcatgacattttctggtattttccaagctgtttaaatgtcaactttgtgtatgacaacttctgacacactggaattgtgatacaatctgtatgcaaacaattgttggaaaaatgacttgtgtcatgcgcaaagtagatgccctaaccgacttgccagaaatttgtggagtgcgtgaaacgagttttaatgactccaacctaagtgtatgtgaacttgcgacttcaactgtatgtgctgaaTAGCCTATGTTTGATCTGCTTGGCCATCTGCGGTACGCACTATTGGCACAGGACAGAAAAAACTTGGCTTCAATTACGTACTAGAAGGGGATCCcattttttactcctgaaatATATACCTTGTATTGCCTTTTAATGAAGCCAGTCAACCATTTCTCAGTCTTATGATTTAATTCAGAATACAATAATGATTCTTCTAAATGCTTCTCTTATTTAAAACAAGTTTCCCCCAACCACCTAACaaggaacaactctgggccctagttattATTAAAATACTGGTTTACCATAAGAGTTTAACCTAGAAGAATGTCTGCAAGACAAAAGGCTACTTTAATTTATTTAGGGTGTCATTATAAGATGAGTGTTATGTCATGTTTCACACAACTGTAGCCAGGAATGTCTGTCTATAGAGAAATCGGATAAATActtttaaatatgttttacatttAGATAAATAATCTTAATCTCTAGATTGGATCAACATTTTTCCAAGTTGAAAAGCATAGTATACATTTTCTATGCTGTATTGGAATATATCTTGTCTACTTAACTTGCACAGAACATGAAGGGGTTTATATTCAAATCTAAACTAGTTAAATGAAAATGGGCCAACTAGAAGAATCAATACATGTACATTTGGCAGTGATAATTATAATTTCACTGCAACATTTTGCAAtctatgtaatgttgtcatgCATTGTTGTCATTGTTCACTGGAATTCTTGAGCCTGTACTTTTTTATGCTAAGTGCCTCCAAACCTAGGAACTAGCGATGGTGGTGGACCAGATCTGTTGATAGCACTGTAAAGACGGATGACACACATCACATACTGACTGTGCTGGTCAGTAGTCAAATCTGTTATGTCTTAAAATCAGTAGTTCATACAACCCATAATCTGCTGCCTTGCTTAGCCTAGACAGTAGGCTATGTATGTAGATTGGATgttcaggatgatatgaacagTATCTGACCTGCTTGGCCTAGACAGTAGGCTATGTATGTAGATTGGATgttcaggatgatatgaacagTATCTGACCTGCTTAGCCTAGACAGTAGGCGATTGCTGTAGATTGGATGTTCAGAATAATATGAACAGTATGTGACCTGCACTAAGAAAGCGGACTGTCTTCCACAGCAATAAATTATACAAGTTATAATAACTGTACATTTTACTACATCTTTGTTGCACTGAAATTctgacttacagtgcattcggaaagaattcagacccctgccgctttacacattttgttaccttatttTCAAAAATCTTTtaaacttggcaagtcagttaagaacaaattcttatttaccatgacggcctacctcggccaaaaccggaagacgctgggccaattgtgcgccaccctatgggactcacaatcgcGGCcgaatgtgatgcagcctggattcgaaccagggactgcagtgacgcctcttgcactgagatgcagtgcctcagaccgctgcgccaatcaggagccttattctaaaatgtattaattttttccccctcaacctacacacaataccccataatgacaaagcgaaaacaggtttttaaaagtttctgcaaatgtattaaattaaaacataccttatttacataagtattcagaccctttgctatgagactcggaattgagctccggtgcatcctgtttccattgatcatccttgagatgtttctacaacttgattggagtccacctgtggtaaattcaattgattggacatgatttggaaaggcacacaactgtttaaggtcccacagttgacattgcatgtcagcaaaaaccaagccatcaggtcgaaagaattgtccgtagagcaccgagacaggattgtgtcgaggcacagatctggtgaatggtactaaaaaatgtctgcagcattgaaggtccccaaaaacacagtggcctccatcattattaaatggaaaaagtttggaaccaccaagactcttcctagagctggctttccggccaaactgagcaatcgggggagaagggccttggtcagggaggtgaccaagaacccgatgttcactctgacagatctccagacttcctctgtggagatgggagaaccttccagaaggacaaccatctctgcagcactccaccagtcaggcctttatggtagagtggccagatggtaGCCACTCCTCAAAAAGgcacagcctgcttggagtttgccagaaggcacctaaaggattctcagaccatgagaaacaagattctctggtctgatgaaaccaagatgtgacacttggcattcaggccaaagagttcagtctggaggaaacctggcatccctacggtgaagcatggtggtggcagcatcacgctgtggggatgtttttcagtggcagggattgggagactagtcaggatcaagggaaagatgaacggagcaaagtacagagagatattttatgaaaacctgctcaggacctcagactggggagaaggtttacattccaacaggacaatgaccataagcacacagccaagacaaagcaggagtggctttgagacaagtctctgaatgtcctcgagtggcccagccagagcccggacgaacaaagctgtaacgtaacaaactgtggaaaaattcaaggggtctgaatcatttcagaatgcactgtatgtggttATAACAGTCTATTTCCACTTCTGACTTGAGGAATGATTAAGGACGTACAGTAGGACATGACAAGATGTGCCTTGGAATTCATGGAGAACTCTGGGACTAGTATGCATCCTGCAGATTTTAAATGAATAATAATTCTGTAAATTGCATTGAAATAAATGAAAGCTATGACAGATTAACATCTTTACAGAGCAAATAGAGTTTTTTTTAGTTAATTCCATTCAGCACAACTACATTGTAGAATCAGACTTTTACCTGGGATGTTTTCTACCATCTGCGACATTGTCAATGCGTCATTCAATGAAGGTGTAATTTATTATAGGACAAAGGACAATGCATTCTGACACTGGACAGTTTCCATCAACACTTTGGTTAAAACTGCTTATGCAATATTGatgttcttaagttttgtttttttgtggcaTAATTTAATTAATGTACTTCAGAAAAGAACATGATAAGTGATCGATATGCCCATGGGGTTAATAATAAAAAGGTTTGATTGGGAAATTAAAACTTATGGTACTATTGTTCGACAGTTTCAGAGCAGACACTTCAAACCGCAACTGTTACATTCAGATCACAGAATTTTGtaataaaatttttaaaaaaaaatacaaatcagaGATGAGCTGAAAAATGTAAATACTTCACATAAAAAAAGACACCACAAACCATTAGGAAAGATATGTCTTCTGTGAACCGGCACACCATTTGTGAGAAAGTCCCAAAAGCTGGTTTGTGAATGCTAAAGTCCATGCTGATCCACACTATATAACTCAGCCACTCTGGGAGGAAAATGGAAGTTGAATAAAATAACTTTCTTTATCGTCAAAAACCGACCCGTCAGAACCCGCCTACTCCTTCAGGGCGCTTGGTGTGTTTCTACTTCATTATCAAATAACAGGTATCAGCGTTAAAGTATTGCTTCAAGTCCATACTGGTGTAAGGGGAAAACCTTGGCCTGTACGCATAAAGCATAtcaaagtaggagtgctgatctaggctCCGTTTTGCCTACTAAATCAGAATGAATAGGATGagggacctgattctagatcagcagtCTTACTCTGAGCTGCTTTGTCAATACGGGCCATTGTCAGGTTTGTTCTGAGTCAGGTCTGAGGTGGGTGGTGGTGTGTCTCACGACTGGTTGAACTGGTCATCTCCCTGACGTACCAGTCTGGTAGGAAGGAGTACTGAGAGTCTCTGTGGATGGAGTAGGTGACGTCTCGGTGTGGATCCCATGAGAACAGGTGCACCACCCTGACAGAAATAAATAACATAGTTAACTAGAGTCAGAATGTTTCTAGGGAAACTCTTGACTGTATGCAATAGGAAGTTCTCTTAACCTTTACTTTCTGCTACCATTAAAAAAAGCTTATGAGCACTGTAATAAAATAAGTACTTTAAAAGAATCTTAACCATATCAAGCATCACCTTGGATCGTCTTCTGTGACCACACTCTTCACGAAGGACAGGAATTCACAGCAGAAGTTCATGCAGACAGTTGGCTTCCAGCAGTTGGTTTCATTCTGTATGAGAGAAGAGACAACCTCTTAGGACAAACAAGCACGCACATTGTTTTTAAACTCACAAAATAGGCATCCTATATTACACAGACCTACTGGGTTTCTGGTAGAAGACCTGTTAAAAATGTGTATGTTCTTTTTCAGAAGAAAATACAACTGGAATCGTACCTTGATAAGCTGAGATATCTTGGAGATGTGGTAAGTCTCCACAGACACAACCACTCCGTCATGATCACGGAAACCAGCTACGATTCGCGGTACCCCAGGAAGAAAGGACTGGGCCCACCACTTTAGTAGTTTAAACCTGGAAGGAGAACATACACAAGAGAAACATTTTAACTCTCTTGGGAAAATGTTCAAACTGAAGATGTGAGGAGCTAGCCTTGGTTCCAGtttcattctgtgtatattcATCAGCAAAATGTGTCTTTaccagacagtgacaacagaactGGTTActgggcaattccatggtaatgGAATTAcgctgagactcagatttttcactttaaaatgtatgtctaacaaaaaacatttaaaagtttaacaaaccatacaactctatgcacagaGACTAAttttaacaatttacactgaTAATTTTACAAAtacaggaagaactgtgcagatataaagtttggtaacagaataaaactgaaggagattttaccgtaattctgttaccaaactttgcaccTGCACAATTTTTcaagtaaatgtttttttttattgtgtaaaTTGTTCAACATAGTcagtgtgcatagagttgtatggattgttaaactttgaaagttAGTGCAGAGCGTATCTGTGGATAGTTTACCTGTGGAAGTTGCTGCGTTGTTTGGGGGTGGAGATTTCCAGTGAGGTCTTCATCTCGATGTAGTTGGCTGGAGGAGACGGGGCCTTGGGGTCTTTGTCCCGACAGTCCACCTCGCCAGAGAACAGCAGTCTGTGCTCGGCTAGCCGGGTCTGGACTACAGTGCAGAAGGCCTCGTTGGTGTTTACAACCCCACCTGGATCTGGAAGACTCTGGGCGTCATCTGAAAGAAGGTTACAGACATTTCAAAACAATCCAAGGCCTCCAACTACCATCCCAAGTATGAGAAATATTATGCATTTCTGGGTGTAGGCTTTTCAGGAACTGTACACCAATCTCAAGTCATATTGATATTAAACCATCAATAAAAACCCTCAGCAATCAATCATCTGAAAGTCCACCacaacatacagtggcttgcgaaagtattcaccccctatttttcctattttgttgccttacaacctggaattaaaattactttttgggggtttgtatcatttgatttacacaacatgcctaccacttgagcatgcataaatattcaaccccctcaaagtcaatactttgtagagccaccttttgcaccaattacagctgcaagtctcttgaggtatgtctctgtaagcttggcacatctagccactgggatttttgcccctTTTTCAAGGcagaactgctccagctccttcaagttggatgggcccgctggtgtacagcaatctttaagtcacacCACATAATCTCAATTGGATCGAGGTCTGGGCTTTCaataggccattccaaaacattttaatgtttccccttaaaccactcaagtgttgcttcagcagtatgcttagggtcattgtcctgctggaaggtgaacctccgtcccagtctgaaatctcttgaagactgaaacaggtttccctcaagaatttccctgtatttattcattccttcaattctgaccagtttcccagtccctgccgatgaaaaacatccccacagcatgatgctgccaccaccatgcttcactggtgttctcggggtgataagaggtgttgggtttgcgccagacatagcgttttccttgatggccaaaaagttacattttagtctcatctgatcagagtaccttcttccatatgtttgggcagtctcccacatgccttttggcgaacaccaaacgtgttggCTTATATTTTTCTTAAGCAAtgtcttttttctggccactcttccataaagcccagctctgcggagtgtactgcttaaagtggtcctatggccagatactccaatctccgctgtggagctttgcagctccttcagggttatctttggtctctttgttgtctctctgattaatgccctccttgcctggtctgtgtgtttgggtgggcggccctctcttggcaggtttgttgtggtgccatattctttccattttttaataatggatttaatggtgctccatgggatgttcaaagtttctgaacttttttataacccaaccctgatctgtacttctccgcaactttgtccctgacctgtttggcgtACTcgttggtcttcatggtgccccttgcttagtggtgttgtagactctggggcctttcagaacaggtgtattttTACTGAGATCATGCAACAGAtgatgtgacacttaaataaagtccacctgtgtacaatctaactaattatgtgacttctgaaggtaattggttgcaccagatcttatttaggggcttcatagcaaaggaggtaaatacatttgcacgtaccacttttccattttttaaaaCAAGTTATTATTTTCATTAcaattcaccaatttggactattttgtgtccattacatgaaatccaaataaaactccatttaaattacaggttataatgcaacaaaataggaaaaatgctgaGGGGgataaatacttttgcaaggtactGTAACAACTCAGTGCGTACATCAAAAGAGGAATACAAGAAGCCATCCTCTACCTGCACAGGTGTACTGTTCAAATTTGTACCCCCAGTACATCATCTCCTCGTGCCTCTCGGTGCGGTTCTCCCGGTCCCGGCGTGCAGCCTCCGTCTCCACCTCACTGATGTACAGTGTCCCCCCCATCCTGGTCACAGCCAGCAGCCAGCCCTCCCGGGTTTCATAAGGCGTGGTCAACAGCTTGGTTAGGTGGCCGCGCCATGTCACAATGTCTACGCCTAATGCACTGGTAGGAGAGGTTGATCAAAGAATACATGTCTGTCAGAACACACAGGTTAATATAGTCACAGTCATTCCTTGTGACTAGGAATCACAGAATTGACTgaggatattgtgtgtgtgtatattgaatATTGTGTCCATCACAACTGATCCCATTCTGAAATGTTTATGGCCTTGATGACTGACAATTAGTGGGCCTATATCTGTATAACTAGACAGAAAGGTGTTGCTACTGATGAATAATGTATCAATCAAAATAACATCTCTTAAACTGACACTAGTGGTGCTTACCATGGGGAAGAAGAAGCAGCTGTGTCCTTCGACTGCAGCTTGGACCTGTTTGCCAGGATCCATCTGAGGATGTGGTCCAGTTTCTCCTTCACCCTGTCGTCCCTCTTGACGAAGCGGCCCCTGTACCCGTCCCTCAAGTCGAAGTTAGGACAACTCTTCTCCGGCTCCACGTAGTAACGCAGCTGCCGGGCATCATTGAAAAACCTGCGCTCAGAGTCCAGGGAGAAATGTCCCACCTCCACAGGCTGTTTGTATAAGGGGAAGTCTCTCTCGTACAGCTGTCGTTGTATGCTCAGGCTCTGGGTTGGGGGGCTAGATGGGGGTGTTGAAGGGCCAGCCGGGTGATGGTTCTGACCGGGTCTGAAGCGCTTGTGTTGGAAATGGCCTCTCCCACTGTCATCCATGTCTCTCTTGAATGTTGACTGGTGGTTGTCGTGGTGATTGGAGTTTGGATGTTGGGGTCTGTGGTGGGACTGGTGGCGTTGGTCCATGGTGATCTAGGAAGAGACAAATATATCTAGTTAATAGTCATTCAAATAACAATCTAATAGTCAGTGTCTGACTCAATCTCTTCCAATCTTTCCTTTTTGTATACTACTCCTAATTAAAAGGCCAAAGCAGTCCGAATGTGACTTTCCTGTGTTtttttagttgttgtttttttacatattGCCACACTTTGAAGTGTGTGAAATTAaaaaatgataatgcccttttagctgtttgaaaagactgcctgaaatgtcAGTCTATttaggtgggatggagttttagcCTGCCTGGTGTAGATGAATTAATAGACCAATAAAAAAGGGAGTTCCAAACCTGGAGAAAAACAGACAAGGTTGGCTTAGATTGCTGACAGGAGGAAGGATGGCGGAAGCGGACACACTGATGTGGATTGGGAATCTAATGGCGGTAGAATTAAGGACAATTTGAATATAGTCCAAAATAATGGAAAATGGAGCAAGATAGGGCTGAGAATGACCCTTCGTATCTTGTACGAGTATGGTTTGTTAATGACGAGCAGCTGATCGGATTACTAATCTTGAAGAATCCATTtgatacagtcaggtccataaatATTTGGACATTGACCAaggtattattgttattttagctGTCTACCACAGCATATTGGAGTTGAAATTAAATAATGAATATGagctttcatttgagggtatttacATCCAAAGCGGGTGAACGGTGTaggaattacagcactttttataTGTGGTCCCCCCCTTTTTAAAGGACCAAAAGTAATTGGACAATTGGCTGCTCAGTTGTTCCATGGCAAGGTGTGTGCTTTTCCTCATTAGTTAATTTACAAGTAAGCAGATAAAAGGTTTAGAGTTTATTTCAAGTGTGTCATTTGCATTTGGAATCTATTGCTGTTAACCCTCAATATGAAGTCCAAAGAGCTGTCACTGCCAGTGAAGCAAGCCATCCTTAGGCTGAAAAATCAAAACAAACCCATCGGAGAGATAGCGAAAATATTAGGTGTGGCCGAATCAACTATTTGGTACATTCTTTAAAAGAAAGAACGCACTGGTGAGCTCAGGAACACCAAAATGCCAGAAAAATTACGGAAAACAACTGTGGTGGATGACAGAATAATTATTTCCCTGGTGAAGAAAAAACCCTTCACAACAGTTGGCCAGATCAAGAACACCCTCCAGGAGGTAGGCATATCTGTGTCAGAGTCAACAATCAAGAGAACACCCTCCAGGAGGTAGGCATATCTGTGTCAGAGTCAACAATCAAGAGAACACCCTCCAGGAGGTAGGCATATCTGTGTCAGAGTCAACAATCAAGAGAACACCCTCCAGGAGGTAGGCATATCTGTGTCAGAGTCAACAATCAAGAGAACACCCTCCAGGAGGTAGGCATATCTGTGTCAGAGTCAACAATCAAGAGAACACCCTCCAGGAGGTAGGCATATCTGTGTCAGAGTCAACAATCAAGAGAACACCAGAGTAAATACAGATGGTTTACCACAAGATGACCAGATTACAGTTTTCCAAACAACATCTAAAAAAGCCTGTACAGTTATGGAACATCCTAtggacagatgagacaaaaaATCTACTTGCACCAGAATGATGGCAAGAGAAGAGCATGGAGAAGGGAAGGAACTGCTCATGATTTGAAGCATACCACCTCATCTGTAAAGCATGGTGAAGGTAGTGTTGTGGCGTGGGCATGTATGGCTGCCAATGGAACTGGTTCCCCTGTATTTATTGATAATATGACTGCTGACAAAAGCAGCAGGATGAATTCTGAAGTGTTTAGGGCTATATTATCTGCTCAGATTCGGCCAAATGCCTCAAAACCATTGGATGGTGCTTCACagtgcaaatggacaatgacccaaagcatactgaAGAAGCAACCGAATACTTTTTTAAGGCAAAGAAGTGGAATGTTCTGCAATGGccaagtcaatcacctgacctgaTTCCAATTGAGCATGCATTTCACTTGCTGAAGGCAAAACGCCTCAAGAACAAGCAGGAACTGAAGATAGCTGCAGTAAAGGCCTGGCAGAGCATCACCAGGAAAGAAACCCAGCATCTGGTTATGTCTATGTGTTCCAGACTTCAGGCAGTCATATGCAACCAAGTATTAAAACGCACAATTTAATTTATTATTGTTAGTTTGTCCAATTACTTTTGAGCCCCTAAAATTGGGGAGGACCAcataaaaagtgctgtaattcctACACCGTTCACACGATTTGGAtgtaaataccctcaaattaaatctGAAAGTCTGCACTTTTCCTTTCAAATCCTTTGTGTTGGCATACAGAGCCAAAATGAAAATGACTTGGTCAATGCCCAAATATTTATGAACCTGACTATATCCGAACTGGTGGAGAGTGCTGGGTAAAGTGAAGGCTGTGATGATCACGAGAGGCGGGCTTGTTTTGATTTTTTTGTACTTCTGCTAATCAGAAGGAACGTGTGTTGCGTCTCACCCAAGTTGATAAGTTTGACatgttgtgtgtgtctcttagAACAGGGGTAATATCTGGCGTCTCGTGGGAAGTCGATGCACGTCGGATGAATTGTGTGGTGAATGATGAAAGGGTGAAGAGTCTATCTGTTCTTTTGTGGAGTCTCTCCCTACTCAAGTGCAGTTGGGGTATATAAACTACAGAGTCAGAGTATTTATCCCAAGAACAATGCAGTGTGATCACTGTAAAGCTTTTGGACATGTTTCAAGTGTTTTCAGAAGGGAGAAGACGAGATGTCCAAGTTGTGGAAAAAAATCATGTCATGTGTTTTAAAAGTGATGAAAATGTTGCAATTGTTGTAGGAACCACGAAGCCAGGTCTTTGGAATGCCCGACAAGGAAGAAAGAGAATGAGGTGGCCAAAGTCAGGGCTGTCCAGAGCATTTCATATGCAGCAGCTGTTAAAAAGGTTGAGTGTTCGAATGGTGCTCGTCGCCATGGTGGTGGATAGGCCTTCACTGCAGGTTGCAGCGGTTGACTTTCACCAGCAGGACCCAAATATTTAGAAGGTTAAGAAGGTGGACTTGTGGCCTTTATAGCTATGGTGATTAATGGTACTGCCATGGTGGAGAGAAAGTCCAGGAAAATAGATATCATTGTGGATGCGGCGGAGCGGTTCCTGGGATTGAAACATTTCTCAGCGGAGGATGGAGTATTGTCAcaagccgtaccaccctctcaggcccTAGAGCCTGTGAAGGGAGATAGTGAGATTTGAAGGAAGGaagaccaacaatgcagttaaaaaatatggataagaataagaaataaggcctcccgggtggcgcagtggttaagggcgctgtactgcagcgccagctgtgccaccagagactctgatgcaaatagtctgggtagccatttgattagttgttcaggagtcttatggcttgggggtgaaagctgttttgaagcctcttggacctagacttggctctccggtaccgcttgccgtgcggtagcagagagaatggtctatgactagggtggctggagtcagacaattttttgggccttcctttgacaccgcctggtatagaggtcctggatggcaggaatcttggccccagtgatgtactgggacattcgcactaccctctgtagtgccttggggtcgtaggccgagcagttgccataccaggcagtgatgctctcgatggtgcagcagtagaacgttttgaggatctgataacccataataatgataatattttcagcctcctgagggggaataggttttgttgtgccctcatcacgactgtcttggtgtgcttggaccatgttagtttgttggtgatgtggtcaccaaggaacttgaagctctcaacctgctccactacagccccgtcaatgagaatgagggcgtgcttgctcctgtagtccacaatcatctcctttgtcttgatcacgttgaggtagagattgttgtcctgtcaccacacggccaggtctctgacctcctccctataggctgtctcgttgttgtcggtgatcaggcctagcaccgttgtgtcatcagcaaacttaatgatggtgtcggagtcgtgcctggcctggccaagttttgttttgtttttgtcaatGTACTATTTTTATTTGGGTGGATTAAGTTAGTTTTCGATGTCATGTATGGTTTTGGTGTTTTCCTTGGTTTTTCAACCCATCCAGTTGGTGGCGGCAAAACACCTTTCGGTGTTCTAGTCTGCCATAAaacccacagaagaagaagaagttccAAACATCTCTGCCAAGAGGTTgcttttcccctccccactctgaGCAAAATTTttgtttgagaaattgctctttggtAATAAGCTATTTAGTTTCTTTTTGATTTGAATTCAAAACAA
This genomic stretch from Oncorhynchus clarkii lewisi isolate Uvic-CL-2024 chromosome 13, UVic_Ocla_1.0, whole genome shotgun sequence harbors:
- the LOC139365131 gene encoding decapping and exoribonuclease protein, with the translated sequence MDQRHQSHHRPQHPNSNHHDNHQSTFKRDMDDSGRGHFQHKRFRPGQNHHPAGPSTPPSSPPTQSLSIQRQLYERDFPLYKQPVEVGHFSLDSERRFFNDARQLRYYVEPEKSCPNFDLRDGYRGRFVKRDDRVKEKLDHILRWILANRSKLQSKDTAASSSPCALGVDIVTWRGHLTKLLTTPYETREGWLLAVTRMGGTLYISEVETEAARRDRENRTERHEEMMYWGYKFEQYTCADDAQSLPDPGGVVNTNEAFCTVVQTRLAEHRLLFSGEVDCRDKDPKAPSPPANYIEMKTSLEISTPKQRSNFHRFKLLKWWAQSFLPGVPRIVAGFRDHDGVVVSVETYHISKISQLIKNETNCWKPTVCMNFCCEFLSFVKSVVTEDDPRVVHLFSWDPHRDVTYSIHRDSQYSFLPDWYVREMTSSTSRETHHHPPQT